The stretch of DNA GGGCCCTGCGGTTCGCGCCGGCGGCCGGCTGAGCGAGCCGGGTACCGCGACATCGACCTCCGGCCGCCGCCGCGAGGCGCCGTACGGCCGTGGGTGCCCGCCGCGACGGGCGAACGGGCCGACCGGGCTCAGACCGCGGCGTGCCGCGGCTCGTGGAGCAACGACGCACCCTCCGCCGAGGCGGGCAGCGACTCGGGGCGCGCGATCAGGTCGTCGGCCACCTCCGCCGCCCACGCGCGGACCGCACCCATGTCGCGATGGTCACCCTCGCGCGCACGAGCGCCTGCGATGGCGGCGCGCTCCGTGAACGTGAGCAACGAGCGGTCCAACCGACCCCGGAAGCTCCTGTGACCCCGGGCCTGCAGCTGGTCGCGCAGCGCGAGGAGCTCGTGGGGCGAGTTCGCCGACGCCGCCGGCTGCACCGCGAGACCCGAGGAGAACAGCCACACGGGACGCTTCCGCAGCTCCTGGGTCTGACGGTCGGCCAGGTCGCGTGCGGACGGCATCCAGTGCGCCAGGTACACCGCGGAGCCCAGGACGACCGCGTCGATCCCGTCCAGCGTCGCGACGTCCTCCGGCGCGCGGGTCTCCACGTCGAGACCGCGGTCGGTGAGGACCTCGGCGATCACCTCGCCGATCTCCCACGTCGCGCCATGGCGGGACGCGACCGTAACCAGGACTCTCATCAACCCTCCCCGGGATGCGCTGCGCTTCGTGGCGAGGTGATCCATCGTCTCCTGCGGTTCCCCGCCGTGCGATGGGCCGGAGGTCCCGCGATCGGTGGCCTCACGGCCGCTCGGGCGGGGTCGTGGCGGCACCGTGCCGGAGCCGGTCCAGCAGCGTCCGGAGGGCTGCCAGCTCTTCGGCGTCGAGGGTGCCGCCCAGGAGCCGTTCGATCGAGCGCACGTGCCGGCGGCCCACCGCACGCTGCACCTTCAGGCCCTCGTCCGTGAGGTGCACGCCCACCCCACGTCCGTCGCCGGGCACAGGGCGACGCTCGACGAGGCCGGCCGCCACCAGCCTGTCGACCAGGCGGGACAGGCTCGGCTGGCTGAGCAGCGACGCGTCCTGGAGGTCGCGCTGCCGCAAGGTGAGGCCCGGCGCCCCCGAGAGGGCGAAGAGGACGTCGTACTCGCGCAGCGAGACCTCGTCCCAGATGTCGTCGTCCTGGAGCCGACGGAGCACGGTCACCTGGGTGCGGAACAGCGACTCCCACGCGTCGGCGACCTCGCGGGTCGTCGGCCGCCGCCCTGCGCCCTCCATGGTCGCCGCCTCTCCCGTCCGGTCCTCGCCACCGTCCCGACCCTCGCCGAGAACACCGTCGTGGGCCTCCCGGCGCCACCGGCGGGACTGCGGACCGGCGCGCGGCGTCCCATTGTGCCCGCTGGCTACAGTGACCGGATGAGCACGATCCCGGCCGCCGGTCCGACGACGTACCTGCTGGTCGACGGCGAGAACATCGACGCGACGCTCGGATCCTCGATCCTCGGCGGACGGCCCAGCCCGGACCAGCGACCGCGGTGGGAACGGGTCCTGGCGTTCGCCGAGCAGCGCTGGGGTCAGCACGTGCGGGGCCTGTTCTTCCTCAACGCCTCCAGCGGCTCGCTGCCGATGTCGTTCGTGCAGGCGCTGCTGGCGATCGGCTTCCAGCCGATCCCGCTGGCGGGCGACGCCACCGAGAAGGTGGTCGACATCGGCATCAAGCGGATGCTCGACGCGATCGCCGAGCACGGTGGCGACGTCATGCTCGCCAGCCACGACGGCGACTTCGCGCCCGAGGTCCAGCGGCTCGTGGAGGGTGACCGCCGGGTCGGCCTGCTCGCCTTCCGCGAGTTCACCAGCACCGCGCTGGCCTCGCTGACCGCCAAGGGTCTGCAGACGTTCGACCTCGAGCTCGACGTCGCCGCCTTCAACGTGCAGCTGCCGCGCCTGCGCATCATCCCGCTCGACGAGTTCGATCCCACGCGCTACCTCTGACCGGTCGGTCGGGGCGCCGTACCGCACCCTCGCCCGGAGCGGACGCAGAGCGAGCGCGTGGCGCACTGGCTGCGGTGACGCGAGCGCGGCACAGTGTGGACCGTGCCCGAGGTGACGGTCGCGCTGCTGCGCGCGGTGAACGTCGGCGGCCGGACGGTCCGCAGCGCCGACCTGCGCGCCGCCGCCGCGGAGCTCGGTCATCAGCGCGTGGCGACGTACGCAGCCAGCGGCAACGCGGTGCTGGTCCCGTCACCCGACTCGAGTCCCGAGACGATCGGTCCGCGCCTGTCGCGGGCCCTGGGCCGGCTGTGCGGCTTCGCGGTGCCCGTGCTGACCAGGAGCGGGACGCAGTGGGACCGGCTGGTCGCGGACGTGCCGTTCACCGACCACGCCGCCGACGACCCGTCCCGGCTGACGGTCGTCTGCTGGGAGGGCACGCCCGACGAGGAGAGCGTCGGGACGTTCGACGCCGCCCGGTACGGCGAGGAGCAGGTCGCCTGGCACGGCGAGGAGACGTACGTCTACTACCCGCACGGCATCGGACGGTCCCGGCTGACGCTGGACGTGCTCTCGCGTGCCGCCGGCCGGGTGGGCACCGCGCGCAACTGGCGCACCGTGCTGGCGCTGCAGTCGCTGGTCG from Cellulomonas sp. NTE-D12 encodes:
- a CDS encoding NYN domain-containing protein, with the protein product MSTIPAAGPTTYLLVDGENIDATLGSSILGGRPSPDQRPRWERVLAFAEQRWGQHVRGLFFLNASSGSLPMSFVQALLAIGFQPIPLAGDATEKVVDIGIKRMLDAIAEHGGDVMLASHDGDFAPEVQRLVEGDRRVGLLAFREFTSTALASLTAKGLQTFDLELDVAAFNVQLPRLRIIPLDEFDPTRYL
- a CDS encoding DUF1697 domain-containing protein, whose protein sequence is MPEVTVALLRAVNVGGRTVRSADLRAAAAELGHQRVATYAASGNAVLVPSPDSSPETIGPRLSRALGRLCGFAVPVLTRSGTQWDRLVADVPFTDHAADDPSRLTVVCWEGTPDEESVGTFDAARYGEEQVAWHGEETYVYYPHGIGRSRLTLDVLSRAAGRVGTARNWRTVLALQSLVDERR
- a CDS encoding MarR family winged helix-turn-helix transcriptional regulator, which encodes MEGAGRRPTTREVADAWESLFRTQVTVLRRLQDDDIWDEVSLREYDVLFALSGAPGLTLRQRDLQDASLLSQPSLSRLVDRLVAAGLVERRPVPGDGRGVGVHLTDEGLKVQRAVGRRHVRSIERLLGGTLDAEELAALRTLLDRLRHGAATTPPERP
- a CDS encoding flavodoxin domain-containing protein, with the translated sequence MRVLVTVASRHGATWEIGEVIAEVLTDRGLDVETRAPEDVATLDGIDAVVLGSAVYLAHWMPSARDLADRQTQELRKRPVWLFSSGLAVQPAASANSPHELLALRDQLQARGHRSFRGRLDRSLLTFTERAAIAGARAREGDHRDMGAVRAWAAEVADDLIARPESLPASAEGASLLHEPRHAAV